In Gasterosteus aculeatus chromosome 15, fGasAcu3.hap1.1, whole genome shotgun sequence, a single genomic region encodes these proteins:
- the nin gene encoding uncharacterized protein nin isoform X5 → METSLQQARAHKGRVLSCGMDDTQEQDQYEERLKEVFNSFDASGSGSLSPEELADLCLSLQLDDATPALLHTLLQSQDRLAARVDFDQFKDALILVLSSTLEPRQEEQETVSKPESPEIKPKFVKGSKRYGRRSTPEFTEPIAGFSEVTDANTAAEEDPEDKYDSAVPRKRERWNAHETSTEEYEAEGQMHLWNPDEPSTPRGAVQPRSPGLEERLRDACDELQIPWDGCAGYSELHALCEHLRLEPHLDVLQNLTSDGVMDVQEFVSRVLNPNKPPTPASSTPYRQLKRHHSTQPFDEGGRRTTTSSALTSTIGMRLFSTLDDGTGFTPVEYILDAWMDEGIENSTEILQALNFSLDGKLSLCDLTMALENELLLTKNGIHQAALASFKAEIRHLLESVDRELGEKEKIRSDLEKAEKLKTQLATEVDERHAAIEHTNNLNLRKLEQEHKEKLAAVRSELMTEMDQMQVQAGLQREKLEAEVDKIKEEESFLRDHLSISVKENRRLEMELLDSTEKLVEAQSQNTKLQTFLDNVMKEKLGDLDPGSADILLHEERIKELRRGYEAQYRELQDRIDELQSELQEFHSLGRVNLTCHKPLSEELESKSPGMESDPGIGSEDVQPFSVSLEAEMMLEQLKERHLQEMGDLQNQLESKINAFDELEGKQGKTNEDQRAAALQYQQEVQALREEMASVQSHRQELQSQLEQAELERTFLQQKQVEEREELDLQKEEVGNLRQQLLESHTYSADLEEQLKTLNAKQAEADEHLVKGMDELRKQHAVEIKKLLEEQDELFEARLEEEGKRVQEEQAELVKRLLGNCEREKELSQQRHEEELNARLEEAKGRFEEEREETVQRLTEQWQTQRAQLDEQNNESLQVLLEEEMLRLVREQEEKEGNLRERWESERAQLEERQEEALLNRIRQEKSQVQEKFEQREKRLREEWERQRLQLEEDYEGMLQERLKEEREKFETEKQEEEQRGQRLMAEERARLEESHREAMRELSGKHTAERDALHCMLDKLRDDIAQERRKIEISFGQRIEEVESRFSGDQQSAAERFQADLLKLEQHYQSELKALSEKHVEQKSHWEAQVHEALENAGEQIRMMQEAVEQEKKTLHQEWTDELHDIESLHEKETEELVMTTWRLQSELDDFVSSAQSKEIALSRQLNDLHNRLQGSLETKDQHVAQLERKALEAELLLSQTVEDFKQEREELLSSQSELQAKYAELLSISEGQITERIELLTERDDLRMAIEELETLLRQAAVDFELERKELQEHASILEEKSENNREDDREGLLAERDVLKIRIKELELLFNQVTSSAGKAKEEAINESNKNDDVDLETSEALDGGIKTAGHNDENDTIDYRDLPEVHRALSGDSNLREAEGDPEVDRCCAGIEHEGPESMSRTGLRSDVHIGNHSTVEYKNKAPVSPQMPCELISSPEAFGGVDAHGDGENKDACVVVPTWISEDPPRGDEPCHETAVDPSPLEETAEGSPADAEVRCSTDDSHHGTQEIELVSDPEWEHLTAKEEDQCAHYCLNEDADCEDLKLKALYNTTCHENILLHEKISLLQQKTEILENLLAYNAEKIKTAHQILEENYGLKVKMLLLMEHVKELEVEASKTTGVQIRYEDCLCENAKLKDQNGELAKRVWSLESRVNIIHEFQDQQMALVDEISRMRAENAELSMLFGELERRREILSTTVQSAASLPRDLRTVTSLEDSCEEFEDQNTKLRRAIAALQGKSQWLNATTQAHSSEASRLADENHVLRQKIAALKEEDLKAVQEELIRTLQHMKNGKIEDQKAAENFEKQISKLQLQSQRLEDEKVMLLEKNAQNISDIENLRQQLAELTKENESREVLATKEKNKAVQVDSMESELSHLVEERISVDKETLSLCSQLAAAQERVRTVDETLQAVNHQSARLKSDLRVSQQERDSLQHEVDVVHKKLQNVNDKNRVLEMALHSSGLQSKSKKLYREEMSRLVDQEQQLLRQENERLHADVLNAKADLAHCREKVRQLDASLVSLKQHKHIQASLVTALEQENALLKHELQAQKELAKDGGAGLGHSGLEVLQQENESLKVRTFQLSTQLIAAYHLHLGGLVPPSPHRMPRGQHRGEEPDNMQGPMPEQRAAHADSYRRIGGL, encoded by the exons CGCTGGAATGCTCACGAAACAAGCACAGAGGAGTACGAGGCAGAAG GCCAGATGCATCTCTGGAACCCCGATGAGCCGAGCACGCCTCGGGGGGCCGTCCAGCCTCGGTCCCCCGGTTTAGAGGAGAGACTGCGCGACGCCTGCGACGAGCTGCAGATACCGTGGGACGGATGTGCCGGTTACTCGGAACTCCATGCGCTCTGTGAGCACCTGAGGCTGGAG ccACATTTGGATGTGCTCCAGAATCTAACCAGCGACGGAGTGATGGATGTTCAGGAGTTTGTCTCCAGAGTTTTGAACCCCAACAAACCCCCCACGCCGGCCTCCTCCACGCCCTACAGACAGCTCAAACGACACCACTCCACCCAG CCCTTTGACGAGGGAGGTCGGAGGACCACCACTTCTTCTGCTCTGACTAGCACCATCGGCATGCGTCTCTTCTCCACCCTTGATGACGGTACCGGTTTCACTCCAGTGGAATACATTTTGGATGCCTGGATGGATGAGGGAATAGAAAACAGCACTGAAATCCTGCAG GCCTTGAACTTCAGCCTAGATGGCAAACTGAGCCTTTGCGATCTCACCATGGCACTTGAGAATGAGCTCCTCCTCACTAAGAACGGGATCCACCAGGCGGCACTGGCCAGCTTCAAAGCTGAGATCAGACATCTTCT aGAGAGCGTAGACAGAGAACTCggtgagaaagagaaaatacGATCAGACTTGGAAAAAGCCGAGAAACTAAAGACTCAGCTCGCCACTGAGGTGGATGAACGTCACGCTGCGATTGAACATACGAACAACCTCAATCTCAG GAAGCTTGAACAGGAGCACAAAGAGAAGCTCGCAGCGGTACGATCTGAGCTGATGACGGAGATGGATCAGATGCAGGTGCAGGCCGGCCTGCAGCGCGAGAAACTGGAAGCAGAGGTGGACAAGATCAAGGAGGAGGAATCCTTTCTCCGAGACCACCTCTCCATTTCTGTGAAG gaaaacagacGCCTTGAAATGGAGTTGTTGGACAGTACTGAAAAACTAGTGGAGGCACAAAGCCAAAATACAAAACTCCAGACTTTTTTGGACAACGTTATGAAAGAAAAG TTGGGAGACTTGGATCCCGGCAGTGCAGACATCTTACTCCACGAGGAGCGTATTAAAGAACTACGCAGAGGCTACGAAGCTCAGTACAGG GAGCTGCAGGATCGTATTGACGAGCTGCAGTCAGAGTTGCAGGAGTTCCACAGTCTTGGACGAGTTAATTTGACCTGCCACAAGCCCCTCTCTGAAGAGCTGGAGAGCAAAAGCCCCGGCATGGAGTCTGATCCAG GAATCGGTTCAGAGGATGTTCAGCCCTTCAGCGTGAGCCTTGAGGCAGAGATGATGTTGGAGCAGTTGAAGGAGAGACACCTCCAGGAAATGGGGGATTTGCAAAACCAGCTGGAAAGCAAG ATCAATGCATTTGACGAGTTGGAAGGAAAGCAGGGGAAGACCAACGAGGACCAGAGAGCTGCAGCCCTCCAGTACCAGCAGGAGGTCCAGGCCCTGAGGGAGGAGATGGCCAGCGTTCAGAGCCACAGGCAGGAACTCCAGAGCCAGCTGGAGCAGGCAGAGCTGGAGCGGACCTTTCTGCAGCAGAAGCAGGTCGAGGAGAGGGAAGAGCTGGATCTGCAGAAGGAGGAAGTGGGGAATCTCAGACAACAACTGCTCGAGTCTCACACCTACTCTGCagacctggaggagcagctgaagacCCTCAACGCCAAGCAGGCCGAGGCGGATGAACATCTTGTGAAAGGAATGGACGAGCTGAGGAAACAACACGCCGTTGAGATCaagaagctgctggaggagcaggatgaGCTTTTTGAAGCAAGACtggaagaggagggaaagagagtGCAGGAAGAACAGGCTGAGTTGGTTAAGAGATTGTTGGGTAATTGCGAAAGGGAAAAGGAGCTATCGCAGCAAAGACACGAGGAAGAGCTGAACGCCAGACTAGAGGAGGCAAAGGGGAGGTTTGAGGAAGAGCGCGAGGAGACTGTTCAGAGGCTGACGGAGCAGTGGCAGACACAGAGGGCTCAGCTGGACGAGCAGAATAATGAGTCTCTGCAGGTGCTGCTGGAAGAAGAGATGTTGAGACTTGTCAGGGaacaagaggagaaggagggcaaCCTCAGGGAGCGGTGGGAGAGCGAACGGGCCCAGCTCGAGGAGCGTCAGGAGGAGGCCCTGCTCAACAGAATACGTCAAGAAAAGTCACAGGTGCAAGAGAAGTTTGAGCAGCGGGAGAAAAGGCTgagggaggagtgggagaggcagaggctgcagctggaggaggattACGAAGGGatgctgcaggagaggctgaaggaagagagggagaagtttGAAAccgagaagcaggaggaggagcagcgaggCCAACGCTTAATGGCAGAGGAGAGGGCTCGTCTAGAGGAGAGCCACCGTGAGGCCATGAGGGAGCTGTCGGGTAAGCACACCGCAGAGAGGGACGCTCTCCACTGCATGCTGGATAAACTACGAGACGACATCGCTCAGGAGAG GAGGAAAATCGAGATCAGCTTCGGCCAGAGAATCGAGGAAGTGGAGAGTCGTTTCTCAGGTGATCAACAGTCGGCTGCAGAACGTTTTCAGGCTGATCTTTTGAAACTTGAACAGCACTACCAAAGTGAGCTGAAGGCTCTTTCTGAGAAGCATGTCGAGCAGAAGTCCCACTGGGAGGCACAAGTACACGAGGCGCTGGAGAACGCAGGGGAACAAATAAGAATGATGCAGGAGGCTGTGGAGCAAGAAAAGAAGACGCTGCACCAGGAGTGGACAGATGAACTACATGACATAGAAAGTCTCCATGAAAAGGAAACGGAGGAACTTGTGATGACAACCTGGCGGCTGCAGAGTGAGCTAGATGACTTTGTCAGTTCAGCTCAGAGCAAAGAGATCGCGCTGAGCAGGCAGCTGAATGACCTCCACAACCGGCTTCAAGGGAGCCTGGAAACCAAAGACCAGCACGTGGCTCAGCTTGAGAGGAAAGCGCTGGAGGCTGAGCTCCTGCTGAGTCAAACCGTGGAGGATTTCAAACAGGAGAGGGAGGAACTCCTGAGCAGCCAGTCCGAACTTCAGGCAAAATACGCAGAGTTGCTTTCCATCTCCGAGGGGCAGATTACGGAGCGGATCGAACTGTTAACCGAGCGCGACGATTTGAGGATGGCGATCGAGGAGCTGGAGACGCTGCTCAGACAGGCGGCCGTGGACTTTGAGCTCGAGAGGAAGGAGCTGCAGGAACACGCGTCCATCCTTGAGGAAAAGTCGGAAAACAACCGAGAGGACGACAGAGAGGGGCTGCTTGCAGAAAGAGATGTGCTTAAAATCAGAATTAAAGAGCTAGAGTTGCTTTTCAATCAGGTCACATCTTCTGCAGGAAAGGCTAAGGAAGAAGCAATTAatgaatcaaacaaaaatgatgaCGTTGATTTAGAGACCAGTGAAGCCCTCGATGGGGGGATCAAGACCGCTGGTCACAACGATGAAAACGATACCATTGATTATCGAGACCTGCCCGAAGTCCATCGAGCTCTTTCTGGAGATTCAAATCTCAGGGAAGCTGAAGGAGACCCTGAAGTAGACCGTTGCTGTGCAGGGATTGAACATGAAGGCCCTGAATCAATGTCTCGTACTGGCCTCCGCTCAGACGTTCACATAGGAAATCATTCAACGGTTGAATACAAGAACAAGGCCCCAGTTTCCCCGCAGATGCCTTGTGAGCTGATCTCCTCCCCCGAGGCGTTTGGAGGTGTCGATGCTCATGGAGACGGTGAGAATAAAGACGCGTGTGTTGTTGTTCCTACTTGGATCAGTGAAGACCCTCCCCGGGGAGACGAGCCGTGTCATGAGACCGCGGTGGATCCCTCGCCGCTGGAGGAGACGGCTGAGGGGTCGCCAGCGGACGCTGAGGTCAGGTGTTCAACAGATGACTCTCATCACGGCACACAGGAAATTGAACTCGTTTCAGACCCAGAATGGGAACATTTAACCGCTAAAGAAGAGGATCAATGCGCACATTATTGTCTGAATGAAGATGCCGATTGTGAGGACCTTAAACTGAAAGCTTTGTATAACACCACCTGCCACGAGAACATCCTTCTGCATGAGAAGATTTCTCTGCTTCAACAGAAGACTGAGATACTAGAGAACCTTCTGGCTTATAACGCTGAAAAGATCAAAACTGCCCACCAGATACTGGAAGAAAACTATGGCCTCAAAGTCAAGATGCTACTTCTGATGGAGCACGTCAAGGAGCTGGAGGTCGAGGCCTCAAAGACGACCGGCGTTCAGATCAGGTATGAAGACTGCCTGTGTGAGAATGCCAAACTGAAGGACCAAAACGGTGAACTTGCAAAGAGAGTTTGGAGCCTTGAAAGTCGAGTAAACATTATCCACGAATTCCAAGACCAGCAGATGGCGCTGGTGGACGAGATCAGCCGGATGAGAGCGGAGAACGCCGAGCTGTCCATGTTGTTCGGCGAGCTGGAGAGGCGCCGTGAGATCCTTTCGACGACCGTCCAATCGGCGGCGTCTCTCCCGCGGGACCTTCGGACTGTGACTAGTCTGGAGGACAGCTGCGAGGAGTTTGAGGACCAGAACACCAAACTTCGCAGAGCCATCGCGGCGCTGCAGGGCAAGTCGCAGTGGTTAAATGCAACGACGCAGGCTCATAG TTCTGAGGCCAGTCGTCTAGCTGACGAGAACCACGTGCTCAGACAGAAGATTGCTGCCTTGAAGGAAGAAGACCTGAAAGCGGTCCAGGAGGAGCTGAT ACGCACGCTGCAGCACATGAAAAATGGGAAGATTGAGGATCAAAAGGCGGCAGAGAATTTTGAGAAACAG ATTTCAAAGCTGCAGCTGCAAAGCCAGCGACTCGAGGATGAGAAAGTGATGCTGTTGGAGAAAAATGCCCAAAACATTTCTGACATTGAGAATCTCCGACAGCAGCTGGCAGAGCTGACAAAGGAGAACGAGAGCAGGGAGGTGCTCGCCACTAAGGAGAAGAACAAG GCGGTCCAGGTGGACTCCATGGAGAGTGAGCTCAGCCACCTGGTGGAGGAGCGGATAAGTGTGGATAAGGAGACGCTGAGCCTCTGCAGCCAGCTGGCCGCCGCTCAAGAGAGG GTGAGGACAGTGGATGAAACTCTTCAGGCTGTGAACCATCAAAGCGCTCGCCTCAAGTCAGACCTCCGTGTTTCGCAGCAGGAGAGGGATTCCCTTCAACACGAAGTGGACGTTGTGCACAAGAAGCTGCAGAATGTTAATGATAAA AACCGCGTTTTGGAGATGGCCTTGCACTCGAGCGGCCTCCAGAGTAAAAGCAAGAAGCTGTACAGAGAGGAGATGTCCCGGCTGGTGGACCAGGAGCAGCAACTGCTGAGGCAGGAAAACGAAAGGCTTCACGCTGACGTCCTCAACGCCAAAGCAGACCTGGCTCATTGCAGAGAAAAG GTCCGCCAGCTTGACGCTTCCCTCGTGTCCCtgaagcagcacaaacacattcaGGCCTCCCTGGTGACGGCCTTGGAGCAGGAGAACGCCTTGCTGAAGCACGAGCTCCAGGCACAAAAGGAGCTCGCCAAG gacgGCGGAGCAGGACTAGGACACTCGGGGCTGGAGGTCCTGCAACAGGAAAACGAGTCGCTCAAAGTCCGAACGTTTCAGCTGTCCACGCAGCTGATAGCG GCGTATCACCTTCATTTGGGGGGACTTGTGCCTCCGTCCCCTCACAGGATGCCTCGGGGACAGCACCGAGGCGAAGAACCGGACAACATGCAG GGGCCGATGCCGGAGCAGCGGGCGGCTCATGCAGACAGCTACCGGCGGATCGGTGGCCTCTAA